The following coding sequences are from one Deinococcus arcticus window:
- the lepB gene encoding signal peptidase I, whose product MTRPEKPALSPLQKLWKEVLEPIVFAVVITQFVATLVGVDGVSMMPNLRDRERVFVPKYETWLHKAGIGDFKRGDILIFKPPRAASAKIENLNKAAPLNLWTYRPFLIKRLIGLPGDTIRVQGGEVTVNGVPLDSGWTTDYWKEQGCWDTESPVANLAQSSGIAGYTTGVVQDQETFTVPAGHYYVIGDNRTPNGSEDSRIIGAIPRRDVAGRAAAVVWPIMRKVNAKGPCIPGVDPELSGDSVLNWRVLSRPAAFTELQQALNR is encoded by the coding sequence ATGACCAGACCAGAGAAGCCCGCCCTGAGCCCCCTTCAGAAGTTGTGGAAGGAAGTGCTGGAACCCATCGTGTTCGCGGTGGTGATCACGCAGTTTGTCGCCACGCTGGTGGGGGTGGACGGCGTGAGCATGATGCCCAACCTGCGCGACCGCGAGCGCGTGTTCGTGCCCAAGTACGAAACGTGGCTGCACAAGGCGGGCATTGGCGACTTTAAGCGCGGCGATATCCTGATTTTCAAGCCCCCGCGCGCGGCCAGCGCGAAGATTGAAAACCTGAACAAGGCCGCGCCCCTGAACCTCTGGACCTACCGGCCCTTCCTGATCAAGCGCCTGATTGGTCTGCCCGGCGACACCATCCGCGTTCAGGGCGGCGAGGTCACGGTCAACGGTGTGCCCCTGGATTCAGGTTGGACCACCGACTACTGGAAAGAGCAGGGCTGCTGGGATACCGAAAGCCCGGTGGCAAATCTGGCGCAGTCCTCGGGCATTGCGGGCTATACCACAGGCGTGGTGCAAGATCAGGAGACGTTTACCGTCCCCGCCGGCCACTACTACGTGATTGGCGACAACCGCACCCCCAACGGCTCGGAGGATTCGCGCATTATTGGCGCCATTCCCCGGCGCGACGTGGCTGGGCGCGCGGCGGCCGTGGTGTGGCCCATCATGCGCAAGGTGAACGCCAAGGGGCCCTGTATCCCTGGCGTTGACCCAGAGCTCAGCGGCGACAGCGTGCTGAACTGGCGCGTGCTCAGCCGCCCGGCTGCCTTTACCGAGCTGCAGCAGGCCCTGAACCGTTAA
- a CDS encoding LCP family protein encodes MRAAVFALVALAGGGALLAPAVPFLSRYGTLPRKAEGPVTVLLAGVDVDYNDKAPVWPYPAKPENYTGRTDTLMLAQAWPDGRVNLLGIPRDSWVNVPGYGWGKINGANVHGGPEMLVGAVQNLTGLRVDAHVLLSLNALPALTDAAGGVTVDVKQAMKYDDNAGNLHIDLKPGRQRLSGEQAVGFLRFRKDNLGDIGRITRQQEFLAALAAKVKSPLNWWRLPAMVGATDRHMKTNLTRAQVAALGGAALGGVKLQSFPVPGTFGAGGTWAVDRAALQATIARHFRDPNDPRSLGVAVVNTDAPDGSARRLKTRLEALGYTNVWIVNEARGPATTTATGEAAARVLQDVGHGAVSQAAGAPGADVTVRLGNDTPGE; translated from the coding sequence GTGCGCGCCGCTGTGTTTGCTCTGGTTGCCCTGGCGGGTGGGGGGGCCCTGCTGGCCCCTGCCGTTCCCTTTCTCAGCCGTTACGGCACCCTGCCCAGGAAGGCAGAGGGCCCGGTGACGGTGCTGCTGGCCGGCGTGGACGTGGACTACAACGACAAGGCCCCGGTGTGGCCCTACCCCGCCAAGCCCGAAAACTACACAGGCCGCACCGATACCCTAATGCTGGCGCAGGCGTGGCCGGACGGGCGCGTGAACCTGCTGGGCATTCCGCGCGATTCGTGGGTGAATGTACCCGGGTACGGCTGGGGCAAGATCAACGGCGCCAACGTGCACGGCGGGCCCGAGATGCTGGTGGGCGCCGTCCAGAACCTGACCGGCCTGCGGGTGGACGCCCATGTGCTGCTGAGCCTGAACGCCCTGCCCGCCCTGACCGACGCGGCAGGCGGCGTGACGGTGGACGTGAAGCAGGCCATGAAGTACGACGACAACGCCGGCAACCTCCACATCGACCTGAAGCCGGGCCGCCAGCGCCTCAGCGGCGAACAGGCGGTGGGCTTCCTGCGCTTTCGCAAGGACAACCTGGGCGATATCGGCCGCATTACCCGCCAGCAGGAGTTTCTGGCGGCGCTGGCCGCGAAGGTCAAAAGCCCGCTGAACTGGTGGCGGCTGCCCGCCATGGTGGGGGCCACCGACCGCCACATGAAAACCAACCTCACCCGGGCGCAGGTGGCGGCCCTGGGCGGCGCGGCGCTGGGCGGCGTGAAGCTGCAGAGCTTCCCGGTCCCCGGCACCTTCGGGGCGGGCGGCACCTGGGCGGTGGACCGCGCCGCGCTGCAGGCGACCATCGCCAGGCATTTCCGCGATCCCAACGACCCCCGCAGCCTGGGCGTGGCCGTGGTCAACACCGACGCCCCGGACGGCAGCGCCCGGCGCCTGAAAACCCGTCTGGAGGCCCTGGGCTACACCAACGTCTGGATCGTGAACGAGGCGCGCGGCCCGGCCACCACCACCGCCACCGGTGAAGCTGCCGCGCGGGTGCTGCAGGACGTGGGCCACGGCGCTGTGTCCCAGGCAGCCGGCGCCCCCGGCGCCGACGTGACGGTGCGCCTGGGCAACGACACCCCGGGCGAGTAG
- a CDS encoding serine/threonine-protein kinase → MPLAGQVVGDGVRLVRPVGRGSHSLVYFAVDRTGQPCAVKIFPAHLLGYADREYQHGHHLDHPRLVRVMARTTVDDQPALISTLARGEVLFGRYSQRPAAAAERRPFLLTLVHLLDALGYLHSLGLVHRDIKPENVIVEDDGRAKLVDYDLSGPAFEAFSTPTRMGTAAFQSPEAARGEPLGPESDLYGVGVLLGWGLYGALPDPEDPQPLTPDPLGALHLSLTRPERHERPADAAQVRQELLRLAGLPY, encoded by the coding sequence ATGCCTCTGGCGGGTCAGGTGGTGGGAGACGGCGTGCGACTGGTCCGGCCGGTGGGCCGGGGTTCGCACAGCCTCGTGTATTTCGCGGTGGACCGCACCGGGCAGCCCTGCGCCGTGAAGATCTTTCCGGCCCACCTTCTGGGCTACGCCGACCGTGAATACCAGCACGGCCACCACCTGGACCACCCCCGGCTGGTGCGGGTGATGGCGCGCACCACCGTGGATGACCAGCCGGCCCTGATCAGCACCCTGGCGCGCGGCGAGGTGCTGTTCGGGCGCTACAGCCAGCGCCCCGCCGCCGCTGCTGAGCGCCGCCCGTTTCTTCTGACCCTCGTGCATCTGCTCGACGCCCTGGGCTACCTGCACAGCCTGGGGCTGGTCCACCGCGACATCAAGCCCGAAAACGTGATTGTCGAGGATGACGGCCGCGCCAAGCTGGTGGACTACGACCTGTCGGGGCCAGCCTTTGAAGCGTTCAGCACGCCCACGCGCATGGGCACCGCCGCGTTTCAGAGCCCGGAAGCCGCGCGCGGCGAGCCGCTGGGCCCGGAAAGCGACCTGTACGGCGTGGGCGTGCTGCTGGGCTGGGGCCTGTACGGCGCGCTGCCCGACCCCGAAGACCCCCAGCCCCTGACCCCCGACCCCCTGGGCGCCCTGCACCTGAGCCTGACCCGCCCCGAACGCCACGAACGCCCTGCCGACGCCGCGCAGGTGCGCCAGGAACTGCTGCGGCTGGCGGGCCTGCCGTACTGA
- a CDS encoding alpha-amylase family glycosyl hydrolase — MTGIPSLTGELKWWQSGVIYQIYPRSFQDDSGDGVGDLRGITRRLRYVASLGVQAVWLSPIFRSPMRDFGYDVADYCDIDPLFGTLADFDALVAEAHRLGLKVMLDYVPNHTSSDHTWFQDALGGRESEKRDWYVWRDPAPDGGVPNNWKSFFGGPAWTLDEASGQYYLHQFLPSQPDLNWRHPAVREAMFEVLRFWMRRGVDGFRVDVIWLLAEDERFLDEPENPDWQPGQPEHWRLLHPYTQDQPETHAYIRQMRAVLDEFEGRMMVGEIYLPIEQLLPYAGTPDAQMVHLPFNFHLILMPWEAGAVRAFADRYDAACRSAGTWPNWVLGNHDQHRFKTRLGPAQYRVAQTLLLTLRGTPTVYYGDEIGMENVPVPPERMVDPAGLQQPDVPGASRDPERTPMPWDAGENAGFSAPGTAPWLPLGEAAAQRHVAAQEADPQSDLHYFRTLTRLRTDHPALVGGTYRSVDAGEGVFAYFREGGGERLTVLLNFTGDSHDLGELTVGQTLLSSGGDLPASGASLRPHEARILR, encoded by the coding sequence ATGACCGGCATTCCCTCCCTGACGGGCGAACTGAAATGGTGGCAGAGCGGCGTTATTTACCAGATCTACCCCCGCTCCTTTCAGGACGACAGCGGCGACGGCGTGGGCGACCTGCGCGGCATCACCCGGCGCCTGCGCTACGTGGCCAGCCTGGGGGTGCAGGCGGTGTGGCTCTCGCCCATCTTTCGCAGCCCCATGCGCGACTTCGGCTATGACGTGGCCGACTACTGCGACATAGACCCGCTGTTCGGCACCCTGGCCGACTTCGACGCCCTGGTAGCCGAGGCCCACCGCCTGGGCCTGAAGGTGATGCTGGACTACGTGCCCAACCACACGTCCTCGGACCATACGTGGTTTCAGGACGCCCTGGGGGGCCGGGAGAGCGAAAAGCGCGACTGGTACGTGTGGCGCGACCCCGCCCCGGATGGCGGCGTGCCCAACAACTGGAAGTCTTTTTTCGGCGGCCCGGCCTGGACCCTGGACGAAGCCAGCGGCCAGTACTACCTGCACCAGTTTCTGCCAAGCCAGCCGGACCTGAACTGGCGCCACCCGGCGGTGCGCGAAGCCATGTTCGAGGTGCTGCGCTTCTGGATGCGCCGGGGCGTGGACGGTTTCCGGGTGGATGTGATCTGGCTGCTGGCCGAGGACGAGCGCTTTCTGGACGAGCCGGAAAACCCGGACTGGCAGCCCGGCCAGCCCGAGCACTGGCGCCTGCTGCACCCCTACACCCAGGACCAGCCTGAAACCCACGCGTACATCCGCCAGATGCGCGCCGTGCTGGACGAATTCGAAGGCCGCATGATGGTGGGCGAGATCTACCTGCCCATCGAACAGCTGCTGCCCTACGCGGGCACGCCGGACGCCCAGATGGTGCACCTGCCCTTTAACTTTCACCTGATTCTGATGCCCTGGGAGGCCGGGGCGGTGCGCGCCTTTGCCGACCGCTACGACGCGGCGTGCCGCTCGGCGGGCACCTGGCCCAACTGGGTGCTGGGCAACCACGACCAGCACCGCTTCAAGACCCGCCTGGGGCCCGCGCAGTACCGCGTGGCCCAGACCCTGCTGCTGACCCTGCGCGGCACGCCCACCGTGTACTACGGCGATGAGATTGGCATGGAGAACGTGCCGGTGCCCCCGGAGCGCATGGTGGACCCGGCCGGGCTGCAGCAGCCGGACGTGCCGGGCGCCAGCCGCGACCCCGAACGCACACCCATGCCCTGGGACGCGGGCGAGAACGCGGGCTTCAGTGCGCCGGGCACTGCCCCCTGGCTGCCCCTGGGCGAGGCCGCCGCGCAGCGCCATGTGGCTGCCCAGGAGGCCGACCCCCAGAGCGACCTGCACTATTTCCGCACCCTGACCCGCCTGCGCACCGACCACCCGGCGCTGGTGGGCGGCACCTACCGCAGCGTGGACGCCGGGGAGGGTGTGTTTGCCTACTTCCGTGAGGGCGGCGGCGAGCGCCTGACGGTGCTGCTGAACTTCACGGGCGACTCTCACGACCTGGGCGAGCTGACCGTGGGCCAGACCCTGCTGAGCAGCGGCGGCGACCTGCCCGCCAGCGGCGCATCCCTGCGGCCCCACGAGGCGCGCATTCTGCGCTAG
- a CDS encoding VOC family protein codes for MLKHVSFLTRDLSAALAFYTRLGAVVEKQLLTPEGYGRAVLRLGEGRLQFFEVPGEGPAPHPHWAEHIALHVPGLRALLPTLRAAGVTVTRDLQASPGGRDMAFVLDPDGRQVELLEGGTVDRDGKGSPARPR; via the coding sequence ATGCTCAAACACGTGTCGTTCCTGACCCGCGATCTGTCGGCTGCGCTGGCCTTTTACACCCGGCTGGGTGCGGTGGTCGAAAAGCAGCTCCTCACTCCCGAAGGGTATGGCCGCGCGGTGCTGCGCCTGGGGGAGGGCCGCCTGCAATTCTTCGAGGTGCCCGGTGAGGGCCCGGCCCCGCATCCCCACTGGGCCGAACACATCGCCCTGCACGTGCCGGGCCTGCGCGCCCTGCTGCCCACGTTGCGCGCGGCGGGCGTAACGGTCACCCGCGACCTGCAAGCCAGCCCCGGTGGGCGCGACATGGCCTTTGTGCTGGACCCGGATGGGCGGCAGGTAGAGCTGCTGGAAGGGGGAACAGTTGATCGTGATGGAAAAGGATCGCCCGCGCGCCCGCGCTAG
- a CDS encoding diguanylate cyclase domain-containing protein yields the protein MSRAANDRPLEPATLDAQIAQADDLVVVDPARAEALARAAAAQAERLHLPLQGGRAGVLLGATLFFQARYAEALQAFGQALITARQCGDAPLEARALNGLGNVVSHQGDYAGALEYFLNSSQVAQASGDEQGRVRVLNNIAAVWAELGEHASALEAHQEVVEVAARLGDRSLHSSACVNMMVDHNALGEHAQALALADTLLPRLLESDMRQHAVVTQAYRAHSLLHTGQLEAAQTVIQDTLPLAEAIAEQVHVCLLLLMQGLIHQRQGQAVQALPPLERALALAREHGIGRQEQDALKALSEVREALGDLGGALADLRAHHALERRIHAEAVDRKTRFLTAQFQLETLRREAEQERQRAQQLQQDHAALQEDHALLAHRAAHDPLTGLANRAHFQAAAEQALQRAGSAPVGLLFLDLDGFKAVNDTLGHDAGDDLLRQVGARLRAGVRREDLVARPGGDEFTVLLPGLRCPDDAHRVARELLRLITKPFTVQGETVQISASVGVAVTPQDGQAFATLQRRADEAMYRVKRAGKHDVQGAAQAG from the coding sequence ATGAGCCGCGCCGCCAACGACAGGCCCCTGGAGCCGGCGACCCTGGACGCGCAGATTGCCCAGGCCGACGACCTCGTGGTGGTGGACCCGGCCCGGGCCGAGGCGCTGGCCCGCGCGGCGGCGGCCCAGGCCGAGCGTCTTCACTTGCCCCTGCAGGGGGGGCGCGCCGGGGTCCTGCTGGGGGCCACGCTGTTTTTCCAGGCCCGTTACGCCGAGGCCCTGCAGGCATTCGGGCAGGCGCTGATCACTGCCCGGCAGTGCGGCGACGCCCCGCTGGAGGCGCGGGCCCTGAACGGCCTGGGCAACGTGGTCAGCCATCAGGGTGACTACGCCGGGGCGCTGGAATACTTTCTGAACAGCTCGCAGGTGGCGCAGGCCAGCGGTGACGAACAGGGGCGGGTGCGGGTGCTGAACAACATCGCCGCCGTGTGGGCGGAACTGGGCGAGCATGCCAGCGCCCTGGAAGCCCACCAGGAGGTGGTGGAGGTCGCCGCACGCCTGGGGGACCGCAGCCTGCACAGCAGCGCCTGCGTGAACATGATGGTGGACCATAACGCTCTGGGTGAGCACGCGCAGGCCCTGGCCCTGGCCGACACCCTGCTGCCCCGACTGCTGGAGAGCGACATGCGCCAGCACGCTGTGGTGACCCAGGCCTACCGCGCGCACAGCCTGCTGCACACGGGCCAGTTGGAGGCCGCCCAGACCGTGATTCAGGACACGCTGCCGCTGGCCGAAGCCATCGCCGAGCAGGTGCACGTGTGCCTGCTGCTGCTGATGCAGGGCCTGATTCATCAGCGCCAGGGGCAGGCCGTACAGGCCCTGCCCCCCCTGGAACGCGCCCTGGCCCTGGCCCGCGAGCACGGCATTGGCCGCCAGGAACAGGACGCCCTGAAAGCCCTGAGCGAGGTACGCGAGGCCCTGGGCGACCTGGGCGGCGCGCTGGCCGATCTGCGCGCCCACCACGCCCTGGAACGCCGGATTCACGCCGAGGCAGTGGACCGCAAGACCAGGTTCCTGACCGCCCAGTTTCAGCTGGAAACGCTGCGCCGCGAAGCCGAACAGGAGCGCCAGCGCGCCCAGCAGCTGCAGCAGGACCACGCCGCGCTGCAGGAAGACCACGCCCTGCTGGCCCACCGCGCGGCCCACGACCCACTGACCGGCCTGGCCAACCGCGCGCACTTTCAGGCGGCGGCTGAACAGGCGCTGCAGCGCGCGGGCAGCGCTCCTGTGGGCCTGCTGTTTCTGGATCTGGACGGCTTCAAGGCCGTGAACGATACCCTGGGCCACGATGCCGGGGACGACCTGCTGCGGCAGGTGGGCGCGCGCCTGCGGGCCGGGGTGCGCCGCGAGGATCTGGTGGCCCGCCCCGGCGGCGACGAATTCACGGTGCTGCTGCCCGGTCTGCGCTGCCCCGACGACGCCCACCGGGTGGCCCGGGAGCTGCTCCGGCTGATCACGAAGCCCTTCACAGTGCAGGGAGAAACTGTGCAGATCAGCGCGTCCGTCGGGGTGGCGGTCACGCCGCAGGACGGTCAGGCCTTTGCCACCCTGCAACGCCGCGCCGACGAGGCCATGTACCGCGTCAAGCGCGCGGGAAAACATGACGTCCAGGGCGCTGCTCAGGCCGGCTAG
- a CDS encoding patatin-like phospholipase family protein, whose translation MKGYGLVLGGGGARGLAHLGVWEVLEAHALKPAVVAGTSMGGLVGAFVAAGYSAAELQRLARGVSWRRLLDLRPTPGLIRQSAFSAWLAQHLPATFEELPTPLAITATDLLSGRAVYLTRGDLHTALRATTAYPGALEPVPYEDLLLSDGGILNQLPVDAALFLGARQVLAVNVTAPDPLELEGRRVLPLPWRRGASLGPVRALRRAVEIMQAQLTDARVNLYRPDVQLRPQLGDIDLMTFGRAEQAIAAGREAALANLPRLLTLQGAPGRPGA comes from the coding sequence GTGAAAGGCTACGGCCTGGTGCTGGGCGGGGGCGGCGCGCGGGGGCTGGCGCACCTTGGAGTGTGGGAGGTGCTCGAAGCCCACGCCCTGAAACCGGCGGTGGTGGCGGGCACCAGCATGGGCGGGCTGGTGGGGGCCTTTGTGGCGGCCGGCTACAGCGCCGCCGAACTGCAGCGGCTGGCCCGGGGGGTCTCGTGGCGGCGTCTGCTGGACCTGCGGCCCACCCCGGGGCTGATCCGGCAGTCGGCCTTCAGTGCGTGGCTGGCGCAGCACCTGCCGGCCACCTTTGAAGAGCTGCCCACACCGCTGGCCATCACCGCCACCGACCTGCTCTCGGGGCGCGCGGTGTACCTGACGCGCGGGGACCTGCACACCGCGCTGCGGGCCACCACCGCCTACCCTGGCGCGCTGGAACCCGTGCCCTACGAGGACCTGCTGCTGTCCGACGGCGGCATTCTGAACCAGCTGCCGGTGGACGCCGCGCTGTTCCTGGGCGCGCGGCAGGTGCTGGCGGTGAACGTCACCGCCCCCGATCCCCTGGAGCTGGAGGGCCGGCGCGTGCTGCCGCTGCCCTGGCGCCGGGGGGCCTCGCTGGGGCCGGTGCGCGCCCTGCGCCGCGCGGTGGAAATCATGCAGGCGCAGCTGACCGACGCCCGCGTGAACCTTTACCGCCCGGACGTGCAGCTGCGCCCGCAACTGGGCGACATTGACCTGATGACCTTTGGCCGCGCCGAACAGGCCATCGCCGCTGGACGCGAGGCGGCCCTGGCCAACCTGCCGCGCCTGCTGACCCTGCAGGGCGCGCCGGGGCGGCCCGGGGCCTGA
- a CDS encoding GNAT family N-acetyltransferase gives MTPPAPLVRPATTQDAAFAAPLIQATIGRIGWALTGVASDRAAAQAIAHHWAQPDHRLSFTHARVLERSGQPLGLAVAYPGADAPALDSFWRARLRALGQPDDIESEGTPGELYLDTLAVVPAARGQGLGARLLAHTAGWAAGLALPRVGLLVEADNPAARLYARVGFRPAGTRQLAGGTYTHLVRPCAFSPSSG, from the coding sequence ATGACGCCGCCTGCGCCCCTCGTTCGCCCGGCCACCACCCAGGACGCCGCCTTCGCCGCGCCGCTGATTCAGGCCACCATCGGCCGCATTGGCTGGGCGCTGACGGGCGTGGCCTCGGACCGGGCGGCGGCCCAGGCCATTGCCCACCACTGGGCCCAGCCGGATCACCGCCTGAGCTTCACGCACGCGCGGGTGCTGGAACGGAGCGGGCAGCCGCTGGGGCTGGCTGTGGCCTACCCGGGGGCCGACGCCCCGGCCCTGGACAGCTTCTGGCGCGCCCGCCTGCGGGCCCTGGGCCAACCGGACGACATAGAGAGCGAGGGCACCCCGGGCGAGCTGTACCTGGACACGCTGGCGGTGGTGCCCGCCGCGCGCGGGCAGGGCCTGGGCGCGCGGCTGCTGGCCCACACGGCCGGGTGGGCCGCCGGGCTGGCGTTGCCCCGGGTGGGCCTGCTGGTGGAGGCCGACAACCCGGCCGCGCGCCTGTACGCCCGCGTGGGCTTCCGGCCGGCGGGCACACGGCAGCTGGCGGGCGGCACCTACACGCATCTGGTGCGCCCCTGCGCGTTCTCTCCCTCTTCCGGCTGA
- a CDS encoding histidine kinase — protein sequence MSDPPGPVRLPPRRPAPDAARGRHKVFVGMAAGVGKTTRALHELRERLLAGEDALIGVLETHGRADTIRAAEGLPVFPRLELRRGDVVLGELDVAGLLARRPALVLVDELAHTNAPGSAREKRWEDVAALLTAGIHVLSTVNVQHLESLNDTVARLTGVRVRERVPDQVLLSADELVLIDLPPDDLRARLRAGKIYGPEKIEQALGHFFTVPNLMALREIALRQVANAVEMDAPAGEPGVQERVVVAVAAEGSGARLIRRGGQLAERLRGELHVVTVRPPRLSPEQSRLLDTFRAITTALGGHFEVLEPQGGVAQTLVRYLTAAHATQAVLGESSRSRWDEWWRGDIIKTVLRDTRNVDVYVITRE from the coding sequence GTGAGCGATCCCCCCGGCCCTGTGCGCCTGCCCCCGCGCCGCCCCGCCCCGGACGCGGCGCGGGGACGGCACAAGGTGTTTGTGGGCATGGCGGCCGGGGTAGGCAAAACCACCCGCGCCCTGCACGAACTGCGCGAGCGTCTGCTGGCCGGCGAGGACGCCCTGATCGGCGTGCTGGAGACCCACGGGCGCGCCGACACCATCCGCGCCGCCGAGGGCCTGCCGGTCTTTCCACGTCTGGAACTGCGCCGGGGCGACGTGGTGCTGGGCGAGCTGGATGTGGCCGGCCTGCTGGCCCGCCGCCCCGCCCTGGTCCTGGTGGACGAACTGGCGCACACCAACGCCCCGGGCAGCGCCCGCGAAAAACGCTGGGAAGACGTGGCGGCGCTGCTCACGGCGGGCATTCACGTGCTGTCTACAGTGAACGTGCAGCACCTGGAATCGCTGAACGACACGGTGGCCCGCCTGACCGGCGTGCGGGTGCGCGAGCGCGTGCCCGATCAGGTGCTGCTGAGCGCCGACGAGCTGGTGCTGATTGACCTGCCCCCCGACGACCTGCGCGCCCGCCTGCGCGCGGGCAAGATTTACGGCCCGGAGAAGATTGAGCAGGCGCTGGGGCACTTTTTTACCGTGCCCAACCTGATGGCCCTGCGCGAGATTGCGCTGCGGCAGGTGGCCAACGCCGTGGAGATGGACGCCCCGGCCGGCGAACCCGGCGTGCAGGAGCGGGTCGTGGTGGCAGTGGCGGCAGAAGGCAGCGGCGCGCGCCTGATTCGCCGGGGCGGGCAACTGGCCGAGCGGCTGCGCGGGGAACTGCATGTGGTCACGGTGCGCCCGCCCCGCCTCAGCCCCGAACAGTCGCGCCTGCTGGACACCTTCCGGGCCATCACCACGGCGCTGGGCGGGCATTTCGAGGTGCTTGAACCCCAGGGCGGCGTGGCGCAGACGCTGGTGCGCTACCTCACGGCCGCGCACGCCACCCAGGCCGTGCTGGGCGAAAGCAGCCGCTCGCGCTGGGACGAGTGGTGGCGCGGCGACATCATCAAGACCGTGCTGCGCGACACCCGCAACGTGGACGTGTACGTGATCACGCGGGAGTAG